A genomic window from Pseudomonadales bacterium includes:
- the rplK gene encoding 50S ribosomal protein L11, with the protein MAKKVTAYIKLQVAAQKANPSPPVGPALGQHGVNIMDFCKAFNAQTQHLEEGLPTPVVITVYADRSFTFIMKTPPAAVLLRKAAKITKGSATPNTSKVAKVNRAQLEEIAQMKMPDLTAADMDAAVRTIAGSARSAGIEVEGV; encoded by the coding sequence ATGGCTAAGAAGGTAACCGCCTATATCAAGCTGCAGGTTGCAGCTCAGAAGGCAAATCCCAGTCCGCCAGTTGGCCCGGCTTTAGGCCAGCATGGCGTGAATATTATGGATTTCTGCAAAGCGTTTAACGCCCAGACCCAGCATCTCGAGGAAGGTCTGCCCACACCTGTGGTTATCACCGTGTACGCGGACCGCAGCTTTACCTTCATCATGAAAACCCCGCCGGCGGCGGTGCTGCTGCGCAAGGCAGCCAAGATCACCAAGGGCAGCGCTACACCGAACACCAGCAAGGTCGCCAAGGTGAACCGTGCGCAACTCGAAGAAATTGCCCAGATGAAGATGCCTGATCTCACTGCGGCCGATATGGATGCCGCGGTGCGGACCATAGCCGGCAGTGCACGCAGTGCGGGTATTGAAGTGGAGGGCGTGTAA
- the nusG gene encoding transcription termination/antitermination protein NusG: MSKKWYVVHAYSGFEKSVARALKERVNLSALGDFFGEILVPTEEVVEMRAGQKRRSERKFFPGYVLVEMELNDETWHLVKETPRVMGFIGGKADKPAPLTEAEARAILDRVAAGSEKATPKTVFEPGEIVRVIDGPFNDFNGVVEEVNYEKSRLHVAVTIFGRSTPVELDFGQVEKG, translated from the coding sequence ATGTCTAAGAAGTGGTACGTGGTGCATGCCTATTCGGGCTTTGAGAAATCGGTTGCCCGGGCACTCAAAGAGCGGGTGAATCTCTCAGCTCTGGGTGACTTCTTTGGCGAAATTCTGGTACCGACAGAGGAAGTGGTCGAAATGCGTGCCGGTCAGAAGCGGCGCAGCGAGCGCAAGTTTTTCCCGGGATACGTGCTTGTGGAAATGGAGCTCAACGACGAGACCTGGCACCTGGTGAAAGAGACCCCCCGGGTCATGGGATTCATCGGTGGTAAAGCCGACAAACCGGCCCCGCTCACCGAGGCAGAAGCCCGTGCCATTCTGGATCGGGTGGCAGCAGGCAGTGAGAAGGCGACCCCGAAGACCGTCTTCGAGCCCGGCGAGATTGTTCGAGTGATCGATGGTCCGTTCAACGACTTCAATGGTGTCGTTGAAGAGGTGAATTACGAAAAGAGCCGGCTGCATGTGGCGGTCACGATTTTCGGGCGTTCCACGCCTGTGGAGTTGGATTTCGGGCAGGTCGAAAAGGGCTAA
- the secE gene encoding preprotein translocase subunit SecE, whose amino-acid sequence MSTTTESQGFDWLKWLVVFGILGLGIFGNWYYQDQSLLYRVLAMLVLAVGAFAMAVQTERGRNAWTLIKESRSEIRRVVWPSWDETTQTTMIVLVLVLVFSLILWLLDSALSWLVSIIIG is encoded by the coding sequence ATGAGCACGACGACAGAATCGCAGGGTTTCGACTGGCTCAAGTGGCTGGTGGTATTCGGCATCCTCGGTCTTGGGATTTTCGGCAACTGGTATTACCAGGATCAGTCATTGCTCTACCGCGTGCTGGCGATGCTGGTACTGGCCGTAGGTGCATTTGCGATGGCGGTGCAGACCGAGCGGGGCAGAAACGCCTGGACTCTGATCAAAGAGTCTCGCAGTGAAATCCGTCGTGTGGTCTGGCCGAGCTGGGATGAGACCACCCAGACGACGATGATCGTGCTGGTGCTGGTCCTCGTTTTCTCGCTGATTCTGTGGCTGCTGGATTCTGCGCTGAGCTGGCTGGTTTCGATAATTATCGGCTGA
- the tuf gene encoding elongation factor Tu has product MGKEKFERKKPHVNVGTIGHVDHGKTTLTAALTKVCSETYGGTFLAFDQIDNAPEERERGITIATAHVEYESAKRHYAHVDCPGHADYVKNMITGAAQMDGAILVVSAADGPMPQTREHILLSRQVGVPKIVVFMNKADMVDDDELLELVEMEVRELLDQYEFPGDDTPIIIGSALKALEGDASDIGVPAVQKLVEALDEYIPEPERPVDRPFLMPIEDVFSISGRGTVVTGRVARGIVKVGDEIEIVGINPTSTTTCTGVEMFRKLLDEGRAGENIGVLLRGTKREEVERGQVLAKPGSITPHTVFESEVYVLSKDEGGRHTPFFKGYRPQFFFETTDVTGTCELPTDVEMVMPGDNVNMVVTLISPIAMEEGQRFAIREGGRTVGAGVVTSIKE; this is encoded by the coding sequence ATGGGCAAAGAAAAATTTGAGCGTAAGAAGCCGCACGTAAACGTTGGGACGATTGGTCATGTAGACCATGGCAAGACGACGCTGACGGCGGCGCTGACGAAGGTGTGTTCAGAGACCTACGGTGGCACCTTTCTGGCGTTTGACCAGATTGACAATGCACCGGAAGAGCGCGAGCGGGGCATCACGATTGCGACCGCGCACGTGGAGTACGAGAGCGCGAAGCGTCATTACGCCCATGTGGATTGCCCGGGACACGCGGATTATGTGAAGAACATGATCACCGGGGCGGCACAGATGGATGGAGCGATTCTGGTGGTATCGGCGGCGGATGGCCCGATGCCGCAGACGCGGGAACACATTCTGCTGTCGCGGCAGGTGGGTGTGCCGAAGATCGTGGTCTTCATGAACAAGGCGGACATGGTGGACGATGACGAGCTGCTGGAGCTTGTTGAGATGGAAGTCCGCGAACTGCTGGACCAGTACGAGTTTCCGGGTGATGACACACCGATCATCATTGGCAGTGCGCTGAAGGCCCTGGAAGGGGATGCGAGCGACATTGGTGTACCGGCGGTACAGAAGCTGGTTGAGGCGCTGGATGAGTACATTCCGGAGCCTGAGCGGCCGGTGGATCGTCCGTTTCTGATGCCGATCGAGGACGTGTTCTCGATATCGGGTCGGGGTACGGTGGTGACGGGTCGAGTGGCCCGGGGCATCGTGAAGGTGGGTGATGAGATCGAGATTGTCGGGATCAACCCGACGTCGACGACGACGTGCACCGGGGTAGAGATGTTCCGCAAGCTGCTGGACGAAGGTCGGGCAGGGGAGAACATCGGCGTGCTGCTGCGTGGCACGAAGCGGGAAGAGGTTGAGCGGGGTCAGGTACTGGCGAAGCCGGGATCGATCACGCCGCATACGGTGTTCGAGTCGGAAGTCTACGTGCTGTCGAAGGATGAAGGCGGGCGTCATACGCCGTTCTTCAAGGGGTATCGTCCGCAGTTTTTCTTTGAGACGACGGATGTGACGGGCACCTGTGAGCTGCCGACGGACGTGGAGATGGTGATGCCGGGAGACAACGTGAATATGGTGGTGACGTTGATTTCGCCGATTGCGATGGAAGAAGGCCAGCGTTTTGCGATCCGTGAAGGTGGCAGAACGGTCGGCGCCGGCGTGGTAACCAGCATCAAAGAGTAA
- a CDS encoding SPOR domain-containing protein, whose product MDPAQKPDSRRLLTLGTLCVALIVAANLLIVPWLHEPAGEDRADSGAEEFPLEIRLLQELGPEAIEQLDDQTADADVPAQGAASAEMLDDGVPNSGSGQLGSGDDVVQSALACRVWGPIGVEGVVEALRQQIESAGDVIDIQASELSSDPDYLVYIDTDQNIDNARRLLQELESQSIDAYVISGGSLVNSVSAGVFSRRSRAEAHQQRLTGLGYESIVEPLERAHTVYHLYARVPQGFETEGHPSKDCAAIASLR is encoded by the coding sequence ATGGATCCTGCACAAAAACCCGATTCGCGAAGACTGCTCACCCTGGGCACCCTCTGTGTAGCACTGATAGTGGCTGCCAATCTCCTTATCGTTCCATGGTTGCATGAACCTGCGGGTGAAGACCGTGCGGACAGCGGCGCTGAAGAGTTTCCACTCGAAATACGATTGCTCCAGGAGCTTGGCCCCGAGGCTATCGAACAGCTTGACGATCAGACAGCCGACGCGGATGTACCTGCTCAGGGGGCTGCTTCGGCTGAGATGCTCGACGACGGCGTGCCCAACAGTGGCTCAGGGCAGCTCGGAAGTGGTGATGACGTCGTGCAGTCTGCGCTCGCCTGTCGGGTCTGGGGGCCGATCGGGGTAGAGGGGGTGGTAGAAGCGCTGCGCCAGCAGATCGAGTCCGCTGGAGATGTCATTGACATACAGGCCTCAGAGTTGAGCAGCGATCCGGACTACCTGGTATATATCGACACCGACCAGAATATTGACAATGCCCGTCGCCTGCTTCAGGAACTGGAATCCCAATCAATAGACGCCTACGTGATTTCGGGTGGATCGCTGGTGAACTCGGTATCGGCAGGCGTTTTCAGTCGCCGCTCCCGGGCTGAAGCGCATCAGCAGCGATTGACCGGACTGGGGTACGAGTCGATTGTGGAACCTCTGGAAAGAGCTCACACCGTTTACCATCTCTATGCCCGGGTTCCCCAGGGATTCGAAACCGAAGGTCACCCGTCGAAGGATTGTGCCGCGATTGCGTCCCTGAGGTAG
- a CDS encoding biotin--[acetyl-CoA-carboxylase] ligase, whose amino-acid sequence MSDPQQVEEDLLMARLSPLLNGGSPTLAELGMTLDRVQELGFSVSEDRVRIPDGIERLDGSRIRDQLSGRALRWLNDLEVFPVVGSTNAHLMRKTAGGSIAGLVAIAELQVKGRGRRGRGWQSPFGSNLALSAGLSFPHKPADLGGFSLCIGLALVDQLLDLGIQGVEVKWPNDVLLHGRKLAGVLIELVSCPDRTDVVVGVGINLQLTPSVRSLIDQPIADLHETGCIVSRNLLAARFLSGIVDYAQGFAQQGFRPMVEAFNSHHRFHRKPVRLIQADGESCGVVQGVTETGELILETVSGTCVYNAGEVSMRDAKA is encoded by the coding sequence ATGTCCGATCCGCAACAGGTCGAAGAGGATCTGCTGATGGCGCGGCTGAGTCCCCTATTGAATGGCGGATCGCCGACCCTTGCCGAGCTCGGCATGACTCTGGATCGTGTTCAGGAACTGGGATTTTCCGTTTCTGAAGATCGTGTGCGGATACCCGATGGCATCGAGCGACTGGATGGTTCCAGAATTCGGGATCAGCTGAGCGGCCGGGCGTTGCGCTGGCTTAATGACCTGGAAGTATTTCCAGTGGTCGGTTCTACAAACGCTCACCTGATGAGAAAGACGGCGGGAGGCTCAATCGCCGGACTCGTCGCAATAGCGGAGCTGCAGGTAAAGGGTCGCGGGCGGCGGGGTAGAGGCTGGCAGAGCCCGTTCGGGAGCAATCTGGCGCTGTCAGCAGGACTGTCTTTCCCGCACAAGCCTGCGGATCTTGGCGGCTTCAGTCTCTGCATCGGCCTCGCGCTGGTGGATCAGCTCCTCGATCTTGGAATTCAAGGTGTCGAGGTCAAGTGGCCGAATGATGTGCTGCTGCATGGACGAAAGCTGGCAGGTGTACTGATTGAGCTCGTTTCCTGCCCTGACAGGACGGACGTCGTCGTTGGAGTTGGGATCAATCTGCAGTTGACCCCGTCGGTCCGTTCTCTCATCGATCAACCGATTGCCGACCTCCATGAAACGGGGTGCATCGTGTCCAGAAATCTGCTGGCCGCCCGTTTCCTGTCCGGCATCGTGGATTACGCTCAAGGGTTCGCACAGCAGGGCTTTCGTCCCATGGTGGAGGCGTTCAACTCCCATCATCGCTTCCATCGGAAGCCCGTACGCCTGATACAGGCCGACGGGGAGTCCTGTGGAGTCGTGCAGGGGGTCACAGAGACCGGTGAGCTGATCCTGGAAACTGTGTCTGGTACCTGTGTGTACAACGCAGGTGAAGTATCGATGCGTGACGCGAAGGCCTGA
- a CDS encoding IS66 family transposase, with product MHSADQLATLDAESLRALAAQLLAEVVEIRRDNTLKQLKIDQLTHEMAILKRWKFAARSERLNPAQRHLFEETLEADLEAIGLELEALQSIEQRTPLKGKPRRAALPAHLPRTEVRHEPESTLCACGCAMKRIGEDISEKLDYVPGVFSVERHVRGKWVCGRCEILVQAPVPPHVIDKGLPTAGLLAQVLVAKYLDHQPLYRQEGIFGRAGVAIPRSTLAHWVGQCGVQLQPLVDALREQMLERPVLHADETPVAMLVPGKGKTHRAYVWTYGTTVYDPLQAVVYDFAEGRAGAHARRFLTGWQGKLVCDDFKGYKALFAGGVTEVGCLAHARRKFFDLWTNHQSPVAEEALRFYAAIYDIERSLQALDVDQRTRLRTLKTRPIVDTFHDWLVLQRQKATDGTAIAKAIDYSLNRWSALVRFVEDGNLPPDNNHIENRIRPIALGRSNWLFAGSLRGGQRAAAAMSLIQSAKLNGHDAYAYLKDVLERLPTQPASRIEELLPHCWNPDTSAT from the coding sequence ATGCACTCGGCCGATCAACTTGCCACCTTGGACGCAGAATCGCTGCGTGCGCTGGCCGCGCAGCTACTTGCCGAAGTGGTCGAGATCCGCCGCGACAACACGCTGAAGCAACTGAAGATCGACCAGCTCACCCACGAGATGGCGATCCTGAAGCGCTGGAAGTTCGCTGCACGTAGCGAGCGGTTGAACCCCGCCCAGCGTCACCTGTTCGAAGAGACGCTCGAAGCCGATCTGGAAGCCATCGGTCTAGAACTCGAGGCGTTACAGAGCATCGAACAGCGTACCCCGCTCAAGGGCAAGCCGCGCCGGGCCGCCTTGCCCGCCCATCTGCCCCGCACTGAGGTGCGCCACGAGCCGGAGTCGACCCTTTGCGCCTGCGGTTGTGCCATGAAGCGCATCGGCGAGGATATCAGCGAGAAGCTCGACTATGTGCCGGGCGTGTTCAGCGTCGAGCGACACGTCCGCGGCAAGTGGGTGTGCGGGCGCTGTGAGATCCTCGTCCAGGCGCCGGTACCCCCGCACGTGATCGACAAAGGCCTGCCGACGGCAGGCCTGCTGGCCCAGGTGCTGGTGGCCAAATACCTGGATCATCAGCCGTTGTACCGACAGGAAGGTATTTTTGGCCGGGCGGGGGTGGCGATCCCGCGCTCAACCCTGGCGCACTGGGTGGGTCAGTGCGGCGTTCAACTGCAGCCGCTGGTGGACGCCTTGCGAGAGCAGATGCTCGAACGACCCGTTTTACACGCTGACGAGACGCCGGTGGCAATGCTGGTACCCGGCAAGGGTAAAACCCATCGGGCCTATGTCTGGACCTACGGGACGACGGTCTATGATCCACTGCAGGCCGTGGTCTACGACTTCGCCGAGGGTCGTGCTGGAGCGCACGCCAGGCGCTTCCTCACCGGCTGGCAGGGCAAGCTGGTGTGTGATGACTTCAAAGGTTACAAGGCGCTGTTCGCCGGTGGCGTCACAGAAGTGGGATGCCTGGCACATGCCCGGCGCAAGTTCTTCGATCTGTGGACGAACCACCAGAGTCCCGTTGCAGAAGAGGCCTTGCGCTTCTACGCGGCGATCTACGACATAGAACGAAGCCTGCAGGCGCTCGATGTCGATCAGCGCACTCGACTGCGAACACTGAAGACCCGGCCGATCGTGGATACCTTCCACGACTGGCTGGTACTGCAGCGTCAGAAGGCGACGGATGGCACGGCGATTGCCAAAGCCATCGACTACAGCCTGAATCGCTGGAGTGCACTCGTCCGGTTCGTCGAGGACGGCAATCTGCCGCCGGACAACAATCACATCGAGAATCGCATCCGGCCGATCGCGCTGGGGCGTTCGAACTGGTTGTTCGCGGGATCTCTGCGCGGTGGGCAACGTGCCGCTGCTGCGATGAGCCTCATCCAGTCAGCAAAGCTTAACGGGCATGACGCCTACGCATACCTTAAGGACGTGCTCGAGCGACTGCCGACGCAGCCGGCGAGCCGGATCGAAGAGTTACTGCCGCACTGCTGGAATCCCGACACCAGCGCTACGTAG
- the tnpB gene encoding IS66 family insertion sequence element accessory protein TnpB (TnpB, as the term is used for proteins encoded by IS66 family insertion elements, is considered an accessory protein, since TnpC, encoded by a neighboring gene, is a DDE family transposase.), with protein sequence MIRIDEIWLAVEPLDMRAGPDTALARVIKVFGEARAHHAYLFANRRANRMKVLVHDGFGLWLCARRLHRGGFIWAGVRSEAAVTLTAEQLQALVVGLPWQRLGAVAIRLA encoded by the coding sequence GTGATCCGTATCGATGAGATCTGGCTCGCCGTCGAGCCGCTCGACATGCGGGCAGGCCCCGATACCGCGCTGGCCCGGGTGATCAAGGTTTTTGGTGAGGCGCGTGCGCATCACGCCTACCTGTTCGCGAACCGGCGGGCCAATCGGATGAAGGTGCTCGTGCACGACGGCTTTGGTCTGTGGTTGTGTGCCCGACGTCTGCATCGCGGCGGCTTCATCTGGGCGGGTGTACGGTCAGAGGCTGCGGTGACGCTGACCGCCGAGCAGTTGCAGGCACTGGTGGTTGGACTGCCCTGGCAGCGACTGGGCGCGGTCGCCATCCGGCTTGCCTGA
- a CDS encoding transposase, with protein MIREAETIEHRSASEGRGLLGAYEPGASVARIAMEHGLNANLVHRWRRLAGPGQRAVKDIDPINEFIALPVLPPTGSMPAGDIRISIRRGGTTLDIQWPVAGAGICAQWLSELLQ; from the coding sequence CTGATTCGGGAGGCCGAAACTATCGAACATCGTTCAGCTTCAGAAGGACGGGGATTACTCGGCGCTTACGAACCTGGAGCCTCGGTTGCGCGGATCGCGATGGAGCACGGGCTGAACGCGAACCTGGTACACAGGTGGCGTCGGCTGGCGGGACCAGGGCAGCGGGCGGTTAAGGACATTGATCCGATCAACGAGTTCATCGCCCTGCCGGTGTTACCGCCGACCGGATCGATGCCGGCAGGCGACATCCGGATCTCGATCCGTCGAGGTGGCACGACGCTCGATATCCAGTGGCCAGTCGCGGGCGCAGGGATCTGTGCCCAGTGGCTGAGTGAGTTGCTGCAGTGA
- the tnpB gene encoding IS66 family insertion sequence element accessory protein TnpB (TnpB, as the term is used for proteins encoded by IS66 family insertion elements, is considered an accessory protein, since TnpC, encoded by a neighboring gene, is a DDE family transposase.), with protein MYLHREPVDFRKAINGLVVIIEHSMALSPYADAVFVFCNRRRDKLKVIYWDETGFCLWYKRLERAKFLWPRKLDAAVIELSEEQFHWLLRGFDITRMQPHSALEYVAV; from the coding sequence GTGTACCTGCACCGAGAACCGGTCGACTTCCGCAAGGCCATCAACGGCCTGGTGGTGATCATCGAGCACAGCATGGCTCTGTCACCTTATGCAGATGCCGTGTTCGTGTTCTGCAACCGGCGTCGCGACAAACTGAAGGTTATCTACTGGGACGAGACCGGGTTCTGTCTGTGGTACAAGCGGTTGGAGCGGGCGAAGTTCTTGTGGCCGAGGAAGCTCGATGCGGCGGTGATCGAGTTGAGTGAAGAACAGTTCCACTGGCTGCTGCGTGGCTTCGATATCACGCGCATGCAGCCGCACAGTGCGCTGGAATATGTCGCCGTCTGA
- a CDS encoding IS66 family transposase, with amino-acid sequence MAKSTSALLEENVTLRSRVDQQATTIDQKDRRIQHLEELIRALRHRQFGSSSEQTPPEQERLFDQGADLEEVPAAAEPIAVKGHQRARRGRPRLSDDLPRVDVIHDLTEAEKVCAEHGCALTPMGEEASEQLEFKPAELYVLRHIQKKYTCPCCEGHVVTAAKPPQPIPKSMATPSLLAWITVSKYQDALPLYRQSAIFERLGVHLDRTTLANWMIACGQLVQPLINLLWDQIRQMPVVHMDETPVQVLAEPGRKPQSKSYMWVTAAGPPNAGTVLFHYAPTRSGQVPKDLLGDYAGALMVDGYEGYDGLCTTTQIERLGCWAHARRKFVEAQRLQPKGKTGTPDQALALINKLYGVERSLKGATTDEVHDARQAQAILLLDRLHVWLEKALPRTAPGTATGKAMSYLHNQWPRLTRYTENGVYPIDNNRAENAIRPFVIGRKNWLFSQSQRGVTASANLYSLIETAKGHGLNPHDYLLQLFAELPKAVNISDFEALLPANFKNGE; translated from the coding sequence ATGGCGAAATCAACGTCAGCACTGCTTGAAGAAAACGTCACGCTGCGTTCGCGCGTTGATCAGCAAGCCACGACGATCGATCAGAAAGACCGCCGCATCCAGCATCTTGAAGAACTGATCCGCGCGCTGCGTCATCGTCAGTTCGGATCCTCAAGTGAACAAACCCCACCGGAGCAGGAGCGCCTGTTCGATCAAGGCGCAGATCTGGAAGAGGTTCCGGCTGCGGCCGAGCCAATCGCGGTCAAAGGTCATCAACGAGCACGCCGTGGCCGGCCACGTCTGTCAGACGATCTGCCGCGAGTCGACGTGATCCATGATCTGACCGAGGCCGAGAAGGTCTGTGCCGAGCACGGCTGTGCGCTCACCCCGATGGGTGAAGAGGCGAGTGAACAACTCGAGTTCAAGCCCGCCGAACTGTACGTGTTGCGTCACATCCAGAAGAAATACACGTGCCCGTGCTGCGAAGGCCATGTGGTGACGGCGGCGAAGCCGCCGCAACCGATCCCCAAGAGCATGGCGACCCCCAGCCTGCTGGCGTGGATCACCGTCTCCAAATACCAGGATGCGCTACCCCTGTATCGCCAGAGTGCGATCTTCGAACGCCTCGGCGTGCACCTGGACCGCACCACCCTGGCGAACTGGATGATTGCCTGCGGGCAGCTGGTACAGCCGCTGATCAATCTGCTGTGGGATCAGATCCGGCAGATGCCGGTCGTGCATATGGACGAGACCCCGGTGCAGGTGCTCGCTGAGCCAGGCCGCAAACCACAATCGAAGAGTTACATGTGGGTCACGGCGGCGGGACCACCGAACGCTGGGACCGTGTTGTTCCACTATGCGCCGACCCGCAGCGGGCAGGTACCGAAGGATCTGCTCGGCGACTATGCCGGCGCTCTGATGGTCGATGGCTATGAGGGCTACGATGGGCTGTGCACGACAACGCAGATCGAGCGACTCGGTTGCTGGGCGCATGCACGGCGTAAGTTCGTTGAGGCACAGCGGCTGCAGCCGAAAGGAAAAACCGGCACACCGGACCAGGCGTTGGCGCTGATCAACAAACTCTATGGGGTGGAACGCTCGCTCAAAGGAGCAACGACAGACGAAGTGCATGATGCTCGCCAGGCGCAGGCTATCCTGCTGCTTGACCGACTTCACGTCTGGCTGGAGAAAGCGTTGCCGAGGACAGCGCCCGGCACGGCGACAGGTAAGGCGATGAGTTATCTGCACAATCAGTGGCCACGGCTGACGCGCTATACGGAAAACGGTGTTTATCCCATCGACAACAACCGTGCTGAGAATGCGATCCGGCCGTTCGTGATCGGCAGGAAAAACTGGTTGTTCTCTCAATCACAGCGCGGGGTCACTGCCAGCGCAAATCTCTACAGCTTGATCGAGACGGCCAAAGGGCATGGACTGAATCCACACGACTACTTGCTGCAGTTGTTCGCAGAGCTACCCAAGGCTGTCAACATCAGTGACTTCGAAGCACTACTACCTGCTAACTTCAAGAACGGGGAATAG